One Urechidicola croceus genomic window, GTGGGGGAGTATCCAAGGTGGCTCTATTATCGTTAAAACTAAACGATATATATATTATTCTAAAAAAACTAAGTATTTGCTCCTGTTTTAATTTGAGTTAGTGTTTCACTTTCTTTAGGGGTATATAATCTAGATTTAATAATAAAACGTAACCCTAAAGGGATTTCTAGCGAAAAACTAGATCCCCTTCCATTGGTTACATCAACTGTTAATTGTGTATGCTGCCAATATTCAAACTGATCTTGTGACATATAGAAATCACATCCATGAATGTTTCCCAGCCAAATATCTGTTTCATTAAGAAGCAAATCTCCCTTTTCAAGACACATTGGTGACGAACCATCGCAACATCCACCACTTTGATGAAACATCAATTCACCATAGCGATCGCGTAATTGATCAATTATTTTAGCAGCCTCTTTAGTTATTTTTACACGTTCAGTCATTTTTTAAAAGAATCCCATTGCTTTCTTATCATAAGAAATCAACATATTTTTAGTATGACGATAATGATTTAACATCATTTTATGGTTTTCACGTCCAATACCAGATTTTTTATATCCACCGAATGGAGCATGTGCTGGATAGTTATGATAATTATTCACCCAAACACGTCCTGCTTTAATGGCACGTGGAATTTTATAGGCTTGATGATTATCTCGTGTCCACACTCCTGCTCCTAACCCATATAAAGTATCATTAGCAATTTCAATTGCTTCAGCCTCATCTTTAAAAGTAGTAACACAAGCCACTGGTCCAAAAATTTCTTCTTGAAAAACACGCATTTTGTTATTTCCTTTTAATAAAGTTGGCTTGATGTAATATCCACCTTCTAAACCTTCATTGTATGCTGCCTCTCCACCTGTAAGAACTTCACAACCTTCTTCTTTACCAATAGAAATATAATTTAAGATTTTTTCATATTGATCATTTGAAGCTTGTGCTCCCATCATTGTATCTGGTGACATTGGGTGACCAAGTTTAATTGCCTCTACACGTTCAATCACACGCTTGATGAAAGCGTCATATATATTTTCTTGAATTAAAATACGTGATGGACACGTACATACTTCTCCTTGATTTAAAGCAAACATCACTGCTCCTTCTATACATTTATCAAAGAAATCATCATCGGCATCCATAATACTTTCAAAGAAAATATTTGGTGATTTACCTCCTAATTCTAATGTGACTGGAATAATGTTTTTTGACGCATATTGCATAATTAATTGTCCGGTAGTGGTTTCTCCTGTAAACGCAATTTTATTGATACGTGGACTAGATGCTAAAGGCTTCCCTGCTTCAACCCCAAATCCATTTACAACATTCAAGACTCCTGCCGGAAGAATATCTTCAATCATTTCCATAAGAATTAAAATTCCAACAGGAGTTTGCTCCGCTGGTTTTAATACTACACAATTACCTGCAGCTAATGCAGGAGCAACTTTCCAAGTTGCCATCAATAGTGGGAAATTCCAAGGAATTATTTGACCAACAACTCCTAAAGGTTCTGTAACGTTTAAACAAACGGTATTTGCATCTAATTCACTAACCGAACCTTCTTCAGCTCGAATTACACCTGCAAAATATCGGAAATGATCTATTGCTAAAGGTAAATCGGCTGCCATAGTTTCCCGAATCGCTTTTCCATTATCCCAAGTTTCAGCTCTAGCTAGTGCTTCTAGATTTTGCTCCATAACATCAGCTATTTTAAGTAATAAATTACTTCTAAAAGTTGCTGAAGAATTATTCCATTCTGGAGCGGCTTTCCACGCTGCATCAATTGCAGCATTGACATCTTGTTCAGTCGAGCGAGGAATTTTAGTAAAACTCTTTCCATCTACTGGCGAAAGATTATCAAAATATTCTCCTTTTACTGGAGAAACCCATTTTCCACCAATAAAATTTTCGTACTGATCTTTAAATTTTGGTTTTTGTATTGCCTGAGCGGCAGTACTCTTTGTAGTGCTCATAATTAAGTTATTTAAGTTAAAAGTTAAATGCAATTTTTTGACCTACATTAAAGTAACAAAGTTTAAATTGCTGTTTATAAAGTTACTACACGCAATAATGTACTGTCTGACGGATTCTATCATTTTAATGAACAATACTATCAAAAATCACTAATCTCTTAAAAGTACCATAATAAATTTGTACATTTATACAGATGTAATAATTAACTGACTAATATATATTTACAAAATGTTATTGCCTGAGCATTTTTATACAGATAGAAAATTAGAGGATTTAGTTGAAAATAAAACTTCCTATACACTCGAAAGTTCGGCTATGCATATTTTTGAAACTCATAAAAGAGCCGAAAAAGTGTTATTACAATTTGATCAACCAGTTCTTGCAAGTATGATTGTTGGTAAAAAAGTTATGCATCTACGAGAACACAATTCATTTGATTTTTTACCTGGAGAATCACTTATTCTTCCTTCTGATGAAATAATGTGTATTGATTTTCCAGAAGCTAAACAGAATAATCCAACACGGTGTTTAGCAATTGCAATTGCTCAAGATAAAATTAAAGATGTATTACAATTGATGAATGAAACAATGCCTAAACATAATGGTGTTGAATGGGGATTGATGGATTATAATTTCCATTTTACAAACGATTTAGGAATTTACCAAATTTTGCAACGCTTATTGTTTTTATTTACGGAAAATCATGCTTCTAAAGACTTGTTTGTCAATAACATGCTTCGAGAACTCATTGTTAGAATTCTACAAGCAAATTCAAATAAGATCTATACTGATGAGACACTAAGTTTAGGCCCAGATAATAGATTGGCATTTGTTATAGAATATATACGCAAAAACATTCGAGAACATTTAACTATTGAGCTTCTGAGTAAAAAAGCCTGTATGAGTGAATCTCATTTCTATCGAGTTTTCAAAACAGAGTTAGGAATTTCCCCTGTTGATTTTATCAATAAAGAACGTATCAAATTAGCCAGTAGTCTTCTTCAAAATCCAGCAAAAACAATAAAAGATGTCTTTATAGAATGTGGATTTGAAAGTAGATCATACTTTAATCGTATTTTTAAAAGAACCAATCATATTACTCCAAAAGAATATAGAGCAAAGGCTACAACTTAATGTTGTATTTACATAAACATACTTTTTTTTGGGAACTTACCAATCAATAGGAAAATAATCTTTCAAAAATTTTGCACTCCATTTTTTTTCCTGTGTTAAAACCAACTAATAATGGTTCCATTACACGAGTAGTACCATCAACAATTTCTAATGGAGGCTAAAAATCATGAACTTCTTGTTTTATTTTAGACAATTCCGCAGGATCTTCATCTATAACACCTTAGTAGCAACAAAGATATGTGCTTTTCTTACACTTCTTATTCTCGTTACTTTTCGTATATGTTTATCTTTTGCAGCTTTTTTTCGTTTTTCTTAGCATCTTTTTTTACGTGTAAACTCCTCTCGGCTTGTTTTTGAAAATTGTCCCTCAACATTGATTAATGCTGTTCGTTTATCTTTTAGAATATCAAATATTTGATTGGTATTTGTAACTAAACTTTCTAATACATTAATACAACCTTCAATTAGTTTTTGACTTACAATCTACACTTCACCTCAATCTTTGCGACATTTCTTAGTTTTTATTACATGTTACACAGATTAATACTTATAATATAATATTTTCTGAATGTTTAATAGGGAAATGAATTTAAACGATATAAATTCTCACTTTCTTTTTCTTTAATCGAGTGTTGTTTAGTTTTTCAACTAACTCTTCAGAAATAGAAACAGGAACTGCAACAAATGTACAATCGCGTTTTAATTCTATTACTCCTAATTGATCTTTACTAATTCCACCTTGTTTAAAAAATAACCCTGCGATATCTCCTTTTGATATTTTGTCTTTTCGACCTCCTGAAATGAACAATGTTTCCCAATATCTAGGTTTACGCTCAGCTTGAACCGAAATATCTTCTGAAGGTGCATTCTTTTTGATAAAACTTGGAACACTCTCATCTTTCCATTTTAATACATAGGCTGTTCCTTTGGCGTTCACACGTGCTGTTCTACCATTTCTGTGTGTAAATTCTTCTTCATGCAATGGTAATTCATAATGAATGATAAATTTCATCTCAGGAATATCAATTCCTCTAGCAGCCAAGTCGGTAGCAACAATTATTTGACTGGTTCCATTTCTGAATTTTATTAATGAACGTTCTCTATCTTGTTGCTCCATTCCACCATAAAAGCAACCATGACTGATGTTTTTTCGCTCTAAGAAATCACTAACACCTTGAATAGAATCTTTTAAATTACAGAAGATAATTCCAGGTTGATTTCCGATATGATTTAACAAATGAAGTAAGGTATTCAATTTATTTTTTGAAGGAGAAATAACCGTTTTAATAGTTAATTTAGCACTTCTATGATTTAAATAATTAATGGTGGTTGGATTACTCATCTTTACAAAATCAGGAATCTCTACTCCTTGAGTTGCTGATGTCAATATTCTCTTTTCAATATTTGGTAAATCCTTGATAATACCAGTCATATCATATTCAAAACCAACTTCTAATGATTTATCAAACTCATCTAATATTAGTGTTTTAATATTATCTTTTGAAAAACGATTGTTGCTAAAATGATCCGCTATTCTACCTGGAGTTCCTATCAAAATTGCTGGTTCGTGCTTTAACTCAATTTTATCTTTACTCATAGCTCTACCTCCATACACTGCATTTACCTTATATCCAGAACCCATATTACGAATTACCTGTTCTATTTGAATAGCCAATTCACGAGAAGGGACTAATATCAATGCTTGAATACCTATACATTTTGGATCTAGCAATTCTATGAGTGGTAATAAAAATGCTAATGTTTTTCCTGTTCCTGTTGGAGAAAGAATAATTGTATTAGCCGTTGTTCCTACTACAGAAATTGCATCTTCTTGCATAGGATTTAACTCTTGAATATTGAATTTATTTAATATTTCTTGCTGATCTTTAATTTGATTTGCCATTTTGCAAAAATACTGCTATAAAATCACAGTATTCAATATAATTAGAGATAAATAACATTATAACTACAATTATATTTTTACAATTATAAGGTAGTATCTATTATAGGAGATGAATCAATTCTTAAAAAGTATTTTTGCCTATAAAATTTATATAAAGAGTTATATTAAATGATGATTAAAAAAAATGTCAAACCTTGTTTTTTGATGTGTTTTCAAATTCAAAAAGTTTTGAGTAGTCCATAACATTGTCAACATCATCTAATTCACATAAATACGAAATAACAGCACATAAACCATCAAATAGAATATCTTTTGAAGTTGTTTTAATCGGTTTCTTTGTTTTATGATTATATGGTATTGAAAAGCCACAACCTTTAAGAAATATCGTTTCAATTTTTAAGAGTTCTATTGGTGAATATCCATAAAACTTTCTACCAAGTCTTTGATGAACTAACCCAACATAATTTAATTGTGATGATCCATGAATATCTGTTAAATGTTTCCATGAATCAGTATTGTCGCAAATATTTCCAACAGCACATTGCTTTGAGCATTCTGGAATTAAAGTATCATTATGAAAAGCAACATATAGCTTTTGAATTGCATTATCTAATCTTTCCGAAAGTACCATAACAAACTATATTTCTTGTATTTACGTATAAAATTAATAAAAAACATTAAATTAGTTTGTAGATTTTTATATTAAAAAAGACACCCAATATTCATTGAATGTCTTTTTTTTTGATTTAAACTTAATTCTGATTAAAAATTAACCTTCATCATGTAGATTTTATTCTTCTTTTGATTTGCAACATACAACATATTATTACTAGAGTTATAAGCTAAACCATCTACTCTCTTTGGAGAACTTCCAGGAACAATAATTGAATCTGCAAATGCTAAATTACTTGCTTTTAAAATTGAAATTTTTCCTGTATTCGTATTTCCAAAGAATAAATAACCATCACCGTAAGCTATTGAATGACAAGCACCACCTGGGGCTGGAAATGACCTTACTACTGAACCATTTGACTTTTTAATTTTATAAATCCTACTAATTGTTGAATAGTAAAAATAAGAACCAACTGCTGTCAAACCTTCTCCTCTTCCTGAAGGTACATTAATTCCACTAATTACTGAGCCACTAAGTGATGAAAATTTATTTATTTTACCAGCACCAGTAGTAACATTTGCACCATAAATATATGAACCATCCCAAGTTAATGAGCCAAGTGTATTATTTGCAGGTGGATCTACTGCTTTTAAAACATTTCCTGTATTTGGATCTAAATAATAAATTTTTTCACTTCCTGCCTTTTGAGTTACAAACAATAATGCTGATCTTTTTGGAAACCAAGAAATTGGATGCACTCTTATACTACTAGCATAAGCCAAACCAGTACTTGAACCACTATTTGTTTGTGGATAATTAAAAGATCTAATTAAAGTTGCAGTTATATTAATTGGAGTCGCTTGT contains:
- a CDS encoding AraC family transcriptional regulator → MLLPEHFYTDRKLEDLVENKTSYTLESSAMHIFETHKRAEKVLLQFDQPVLASMIVGKKVMHLREHNSFDFLPGESLILPSDEIMCIDFPEAKQNNPTRCLAIAIAQDKIKDVLQLMNETMPKHNGVEWGLMDYNFHFTNDLGIYQILQRLLFLFTENHASKDLFVNNMLRELIVRILQANSNKIYTDETLSLGPDNRLAFVIEYIRKNIREHLTIELLSKKACMSESHFYRVFKTELGISPVDFINKERIKLASSLLQNPAKTIKDVFIECGFESRSYFNRIFKRTNHITPKEYRAKATT
- a CDS encoding DUF779 domain-containing protein; translated protein: MTERVKITKEAAKIIDQLRDRYGELMFHQSGGCCDGSSPMCLEKGDLLLNETDIWLGNIHGCDFYMSQDQFEYWQHTQLTVDVTNGRGSSFSLEIPLGLRFIIKSRLYTPKESETLTQIKTGANT
- a CDS encoding aldehyde dehydrogenase family protein, whose translation is MSTTKSTAAQAIQKPKFKDQYENFIGGKWVSPVKGEYFDNLSPVDGKSFTKIPRSTEQDVNAAIDAAWKAAPEWNNSSATFRSNLLLKIADVMEQNLEALARAETWDNGKAIRETMAADLPLAIDHFRYFAGVIRAEEGSVSELDANTVCLNVTEPLGVVGQIIPWNFPLLMATWKVAPALAAGNCVVLKPAEQTPVGILILMEMIEDILPAGVLNVVNGFGVEAGKPLASSPRINKIAFTGETTTGQLIMQYASKNIIPVTLELGGKSPNIFFESIMDADDDFFDKCIEGAVMFALNQGEVCTCPSRILIQENIYDAFIKRVIERVEAIKLGHPMSPDTMMGAQASNDQYEKILNYISIGKEEGCEVLTGGEAAYNEGLEGGYYIKPTLLKGNNKMRVFQEEIFGPVACVTTFKDEAEAIEIANDTLYGLGAGVWTRDNHQAYKIPRAIKAGRVWVNNYHNYPAHAPFGGYKKSGIGRENHKMMLNHYRHTKNMLISYDKKAMGFF
- a CDS encoding DEAD/DEAH box helicase; translated protein: MANQIKDQQEILNKFNIQELNPMQEDAISVVGTTANTIILSPTGTGKTLAFLLPLIELLDPKCIGIQALILVPSRELAIQIEQVIRNMGSGYKVNAVYGGRAMSKDKIELKHEPAILIGTPGRIADHFSNNRFSKDNIKTLILDEFDKSLEVGFEYDMTGIIKDLPNIEKRILTSATQGVEIPDFVKMSNPTTINYLNHRSAKLTIKTVISPSKNKLNTLLHLLNHIGNQPGIIFCNLKDSIQGVSDFLERKNISHGCFYGGMEQQDRERSLIKFRNGTSQIIVATDLAARGIDIPEMKFIIHYELPLHEEEFTHRNGRTARVNAKGTAYVLKWKDESVPSFIKKNAPSEDISVQAERKPRYWETLFISGGRKDKISKGDIAGLFFKQGGISKDQLGVIELKRDCTFVAVPVSISEELVEKLNNTRLKKKKVRIYIV
- a CDS encoding Na(+)-translocating NADH-quinone reductase subunit F translates to MVLSERLDNAIQKLYVAFHNDTLIPECSKQCAVGNICDNTDSWKHLTDIHGSSQLNYVGLVHQRLGRKFYGYSPIELLKIETIFLKGCGFSIPYNHKTKKPIKTTSKDILFDGLCAVISYLCELDDVDNVMDYSKLFEFENTSKNKV